The Oecophyllibacter saccharovorans sequence GTATCCAGAGGTGAAGGTTGAATTTTCCCTTGATAACGGCTTCTGCAACATCATCGAAAAAGGTTTTGATGCAGGCGTAAGACTGGGAGAAAGCCTTGAAAAAGATATGATCGCCGTTCGGATCGGACCCGACTGGCGCCTCATCGCTGTGGCTGCACCCAGCTATCTTGAAACGCACGGGCGCCCTGAACATCCACGGGAGCTGGTAAGACATAGCTGCCTGAACATGCGCCATAAAACTTCCGGCGCTCTTTATGCCTGGGAATTTGAAAAAGACGGTCAAGCCCTTCGGATCAGAGTTGAAGGACAGCTGACTTTCAACGATTCCTACCCCATGATAGATGCGGCAATAAGCGGGTATGGGATCGCGTATGTACCTGAAGATTTGGCCCTAGAAGAGCTCCGCAACGGAACACTTGTTCAGATTCTCGATGACTGGAGCCCGCTTTTTGAAGGGTATCATCTCTACTATCCGAGTGCCCGGCAGAATCCACCCGCTTTCCAGTTGATCGTGACAGCTCTGCGCGCCCACAAACCTTGGGATGAGATGCCCTTTACCCCAGAAGCTCTTTCCACTCCTCCACGCTCTGGCCGGAGCTGAAGCGGTCGTCGATCAGGCCGTTCACCATGAAAGTCGGCGTCACGTGGATGCCGTTCTGGCGGCCGTAGCGGGCCTGACGCTTGATTTCCTGCGTTACAAGGAGAGAACGGAAAGCTTCCGCAAGCTCAAGGCCAGCAAGTTTTTCAATTCTGCCCAGGATGCCGGCCGGGGTCTCGTTCATGTTGGGGCCGCTGCAGTGCTCCTCCATCACGAACTCGGTCCGGTGCGCACCGATCGCAAGCAGGGCTTTCCAGGCCTGTTCGCGACCGCCCGTTCCCAGCTGCGCTGCAGTCACGGCGCGGATGACGACCGGCGACCAGAGGTGCCAGGGCTGGGAATAGAGATGCACCTGCAAGGTCATCTGGTCCGGCCCCACTGTTTCCAGAAGCGGCATGAGCTTCAACAGGGCGCGGGCGCAGAAGGGACAGGTCGGCTCAATGAAGATTTCAAAAAGCTTGGGGCCCTGGCCCCAGACCAGGGGAGAAATCGAAACTGCCATGGCGTGTCCTCACGGATTGCTGAGTTGAAGGGTATTTGAAGAAAAAGTCTAACCCGCAATCTGAAGCCTGTCTGCAACTGACACCCTTCAATCCGTGCATGCCACCAAACAGAAAAGGCGCTCCCGAAGGAACGCCTTTTCATCACCGAAATATGCAAGCACCCAGGCCTTTGCCGGTCTCAGCGGCGACCACCGGAACGCGGGCCACGCGGCGCGCTGGACGGGCGACGTCCGCCCCCGCCCTGCCCGCCCGGGCGCCCGCCACGACCGCGACCACGGCCGCCGCCCCCCAGAACCGGCGGCGGCAGGGTCGAGTTCTGCGCCGCCTCGGAATGATGGGGATGGTCGGTGATGACAGGCACCTTCTGGCCGATGCGTTTTTCGATATCACGCAGCCAGGCGCGCTGTTCGGCATCCACCAGGGAGACGGCCTGCCCCTCGCGCCCCGCACGCGCCGTGCGGCCGATACGGTGCACGTAGGATTCCGGCACGTTCGGCAGATCGTAATTGACCACATGCGAGACGTCATCCACATCAATCCCGCGCGCAGCGATATCAGTGGCCACCAGAACGCGCACACTGCCGTCACGGAAGCCGGCCATGGCCCGCTCACGCGCGCCCTGTGACTTGTTGCCGTGAATGGCGGCGGCTGTGATGCCATGCTTGTTGAGGTAATCCGCAACCTTGTTGGCCTCATGCTTCATCAGCGTGAAGACCACGGCGCGCTGGACGTCGTCCTTCTTCAGCTGGTGCAGCAGGGCTTCCTTCTTGTTGCCCGCATCCACAAAGAGAACGCTCTGGTCAATACGCTCCACAGTGGTGGATTCCGGCGTGACCTGCACCGTTGCCGGGTCCTTGAGCAGGGAATGGGCCAGATCCCGGATCGATTCAGGCATCGTTGCTGAAAACAGCAGGGTCTGCCGCTGGGCCGGGAGCTGGGCCACGATGCGCTTGATATCGTGAATGAACCCCATGTCCAGCATGCGATCCGCTTCATCCAGCACCACGATTTCAGGCGTGGAGAGATCAATGAAGCCCTGTCCGACCAGATCCAGCAGACGGCCTGGTGCTGCTACCAGCACGTCCACACCGCGCTTCATGGCTTCGACCTGCTTGTTCTGCCCCACACCCCCGAAGATCACCGCATGGGTAAAACCGGGAATATGGCGGCCGTAAGCAGCGATATTGGCATCAATCTGGGCGGCGAGCTCACGCGTCGGCGCCAGGATGAGCGCGCGCATGCCCCGGGGTTTCGGAGGACGGGGATGGGTCAGCAGCTCATTGAGGATGGGGAGGGAAAAAGCGGCGGTCTTGCCAGTGCCGGTCTGTGCCAGGCCAAGCAGATCGCGCCCTTCCATCAGATGGGGAATGGCCCCGGCCTGAATGGGCGTGGGGGTTTCATATCCTTCGTCCTGCAGGGCCTTCTGGATGGGCTCAGCCAGACCAAGCGCCGTAAAACTGGTCATAATATCTCCTCGTGCGACAGCATAACCCATCAATCATGGGTCTGATCTCACCATGATAAATGGGAGCCATGCAGTCCTGATACTAGGGCACTCTTAGCCGGAGAACAAGCTCACTTCTCGGGGCCAAAGCGGTTAAAAGCCACCAATGCCTGCAGCGGAAGCAGCGGCAGGCGCGGCCCGGGCGCTGCAAGCTCACGCCCGATGGCAACATACATCACGACGATATGATCTGCCGGCAGATTGATGATCTCAGCGACCTGATCGAAATCGAAGCCGTCCATCGGGCAGCTCTGCAACCCGCAGGCCTCTGCAGCCATCATGAGTGCGTAAGCCGCCAGCCCGCAGCTCCGCACCCCTTCATCGCGCTGGAGCTGGGGACGGCCACTGTAGAATTCAGGAATGAGCTTGCCGACGTAAAGGTCCCGTATCTCGGCCGGGGCAGTGGCCCAGCACTGCTCGGGGTCCTTTTCCCAGGCCTTGAGATCTGCGCACAGAACGATCAGGGCCGAAGCATCGGTCACCTGCGGCTGATCCCAGGAAGCCTCACGCAGTTTGCGGCGCTGGGCGGGGTCGCTCACCACCAGAAATCGGAACTGCTGGAGATTGAAAGCGGTGGGAGAAAGCCGGGCTTCTTCCAGAAGGGCCAGGATTTCCGACTCTGTCATCTGGTAGGCCGGATCAAAATTCCGAACAGCACGCCGGTTCCTGATGGCTTCCAGAACAGGGGAATTCGAAAGAGCGGTCATGAAGGCATCTCCAGGAAAGGCGGCTGTGAAAAAATTACAGAAGAAAGTTTACGAAAAGAAAAACGGCTGTGAAATCTTTCTCAGAAATCCGGCCAGCACGGGGCCAGGCACCCTCCCTGGCGAAAAGGGCTTATGCGCCGCGCCAGTCCGGTTTCAGGATCGGTTTCAACCATGAGGCCGCAGACCGTCGCCTCTCCCTCTGCCGGCTGGTAACGCTCAGCCGGCACCTTTTTGAGCAGACGGCTCAGGGCATTCTGCTTCATCATGCCGATAACACTGTCATAGTCGCCGCACATGCCGGCATCACACTGAAAGGCTGTTCCACCCGGCAGAATGCGCTGATCAGCTGTCGGCACATGGGTATGCGTGCCGATGACAAGTGAAACATGCCCGTCGAGAAAACAGCCCAGCCCCATTTTTTCACTGGTCGCTTCAGCATGCACATCCACAATGATGGCGTCGACCGTCCGACCGAGCTTGTGGCGGCTGAGCGTTTCAGCCAGCACGCGGAAGGGATCGTCGAGAGGATCCATGAATATCCGCCCCATGACATTGATCACCAGGGCCTTGCGGTCACGCGGCAGGTCGATCAGACAGCTGCCATGACCCGGCGTGCCCGGGGGCGAGTTGACAGGCCGCACCACGGAAGGAAGCTGGTTGATCGCGCCGATCAGGTCGCGTCGGTCCCAGGCATGGTTGCCAAGGGTGATGACATCTACCCCGCCCGCCAGCAGGTCACGGGCGGTTTGCGGAGAGAGGCCGAAACCATGTGAGGCATTCTCACCATTGACCACGACGAGATCGAGAGACAGCTTCTCCCGCCAGGACCGCAGATGGCGCAGGACCGCTTCACGCCCGCTTCGCCCGACGATATCTCCCAGAAACAACAGGCGCATAATCTCTCCTTGGCTCTCTCTCCCGGCTTGCGCCGCCTAACTTCTATTAACTGGGAAAATGCAGAACTTCCCTTTCGGTGGCGAGGCAGGAAAGCGGTTGATCATGCCGGCCTGCAGGTACTGCTGTCACTTCCTGCGAGGCCTGCGCGTAACCTATGGCTGGCAAGTCCCGGTAACGGGCCAGGGTGCGGTCGTAATACCCGCCGCCATATCCAAGCCGGCCGCCGCAACGGTCGAAACCAACAACTGGCACCAGAATCAGGTCCGGGCGGCACAGAGGCGCTGCAGGATATACTGTTCCAAAGAGCCCTTTTCGCAGGGAAACGCCCGGATACCAGCGCCGAAAGCGAAGCGGCTGACCCCTGGGCGGGGTTTCAGGCAGACATATCTGCCGCCCCAGACGCCAAAGCGCCCGGCAGAGCGGGCGAAGATCGACCTCTCCCGGCAAGGGCCATACGCAGGCGACATTTCGGGCTTGAGAACGGTAGATCAACGTCGTGAGCGTTGTGACGATTCGGCGATTTACAGAAGGCAGCGGGGCAATGCGGTTCAGCAGCAGGCTTCGTCGCAGGACCGCTTTACGGGCCTCGATCTCCGAATGGGCCAAAGCCGACTCTCTGAAAGAGGTTCTGGTCGGATTGGGCTGACTGGAAAAATGAAGAAGCGGAGCCACCATGGCCGTTGGACTTGTCGACCTCCAGGACCTGCTTAGACAGGTGGGCGCCAGATACCGTAACCAGGGTTACGACAGAGCCAGCTCCCTAGGAAGTGCTTATCGGCCCAGGGGTTGAATTGCCTGACAAACCAGGCAGCTCCATCTCCAGTAATGGCAGCCACGGTAAAAAAGCGCAAGCGGGAAAGGCTTTTTCCCAAAATCCCGAGTCAGGTGCCTTCTGCCTGAGCAGAACCGGTTTCGCCGCTCACCTGGTGTACGAGTTTCTCAACGAGTTCGGCAAGCTGCCCCAGACGCTCCGTCTCGTGGTCACTGCTGGCCAGAAGGTGACGTGCCTGCTCGAGCTCCTGCCGGTCTTCCTCACTTACGGCCTTTGCCCGCAGCTCCTGGATTTCATCGGCCATCAGCAGGGCGGCCAGGAAAAGCGCATGGGCATCGCTTGCCGGCGCCAGTGCATTGCGCACCTGCTCGACCTGCTGTTCAACCAGATGGGCCAGCTGATGCACCCGCCCTTCCTGGCCATCCTGACAACCGACGACATAGCTGGCATTTCCAAGCGTCACGCTCACTTGCGCCATCTTCTAGTCTTCCTCTCTCTGATGGGCGGGCGCCTCTGCCCCCTCTCCTCTCTTCTCTTGCGGATCGACTTCGGCCCTGAACACCGCTTCTTCCTGCACGCTATCAGCTGCTGCTGGCTGGGAAGGCGTCTCCAACAGGGCGCGCAACCGGTCTTCAAAACCAGCCAGCTTCTGTTCCAGCAGGCGAAAAGCCGCTTCTGTCTCCGAAGCGCGCTCTTCCTCCTGGAGGTCACGCTGCTCCAGGGCGAAAGCCAGTCCCTGCAGCCCAGTCTCCAGCCGTCGCATGGCCTTTTCACGCTGCTCGGATTGCTGCCGGGCCCGTTCCAGCCTGCTCAAAGACCTGTTATTTTCTGCACTCACGCGCCATACCTTGATTTCTGGGTCTTAACTTCTGATCTGATCTTATCAGGACGCTTGCGCCAACGCCGCATTCATATTTATGCCATCTTGACATAAACAAACTGGCAGAAACACGGCAAAGCTTTCATTGAGCCAAAAGTTTTCCTGCCCCTTTTCCTTCGCACGCATCTTCCTGCACCAGCCCGGCGAGAAAAAGGACAGACGCTGCCTGCGCGAAAGCCTCCCATGCCTGAAGCCGCCCTTTTTCCCGCCCCTTGGGTCATTACGCCGGACCGAGCTGCTTTTCAGGCGGCATTCACCCGCTTCGGCCCGAGAGGCTTCACGGCCATTTCGCCCCTTTTTGGCGGCTGCGCCTTCGGTCTCACCTGGTGGCAGGACGTCACAAAAGGAGACATTCTTCCGCCTACCCTACTGGATTGCGGAGAAGCGGCCGCCATGGCGCTTTATTACCTGCAGCACAGCTCTCCCTCTCAGGGGGTGATCTGCCGGAACCTGGCCCCTTCCCTGCTGCATGCACTGCCTCTAGCCTTGAAACACCGGCTTTTTACAGCCTATCCCGCCGAAGCACAGATGAGCACGAGCCCCACGAGACGAGAGCAAGAGAAAGCCCATGACTGCTGTTGATACCTCTGAATCCCCCCCTCATCAGGTGGATCTGTACCCTGTTCTGCCTGCCATCCTGACCCGCAATACCGCCGCTCTCGGAGCGCTTGAAAAACCTTTGGGAGACCTGCTGGCAGCCCCACAGGTGACGGCCTTGCGCTATTGCTTTTCGGCACCTCCTTATCCCCCAGCCCTTGATGCGCTGCTCTCTCTCGCCCAGAGTCATGACGTGGCTGTCATTGCAGCGCCTCATGGCGAAGATCTCCAGACTCTCACGCGCCTGATAAATGCCCTGCCGCTGGAGAAAATCGACGGCATACATCTTGAAACTCTGGCCGCTTTCAAGGCTTTACCGCCTCGCAAGAGCGGAAAGAACGCTTTTCAGATCGGCTGCAGCTGTTCCAGTCTCGACGAAGCCATGCGGGCCGGGGAAGCGGGCGCGGACTATGTCAGCTTTCCTGCCGCTGAGACCACACTGTTTCAGCAATGGGCGCTCATGACAGAACTGCCCTCCGTCGCTGAACTGTTGCAGGATATATCGCCTGCTTCTCTCCAGCCTGGCTCAGAAACAGAAAAAGCCGTGGCGGCTGCACAAGCGGGGGCAGATTTTATCGCTTTTCCCGTCGGGGACTCACCAGCGGCCTGGCCGGAAAACGAACGTCTCTTTCAGGCGCTTCTAGCCACTTTCACGACCCTTGCCTGAAAAATAAGCGGCTCGTTCTGGCGTTCAGTACAACTCGCGATCGGTCACGTAGAAGACCCCGTTTGACTGCTTATAACCCCGCCTGCCGATCCGCAGGCTGCCTTCCCGGTTGCTGATCTGAATCACATCGCCAGGCAGAAGACGCAGGCTGACAGGCTCGCCGGTCAGGGTACGGGTTTGGATGACCCCACCGGCACGGCGTGCTTCAGGGGTTGCCAGCTTTTTACGAAGATGATGCGGCGTCCATTTGCCGACAAGAATCGTCTGGCCGATGAAGAATTTCAAACGCTGATAGTTGACCGGGTCAAGCATACCCTGCCCCGGCCAGCTACGGCTCAGCGCCTCGATCTGCTGATTGGGCATTGCCAGGACAGTGTAAGGCCCCCCACCCTGGAGCCATCTTTGCCAGCCCGCCTTGACAGCCATGGTGTAATAATCAGCAAGCTCGATAGAGCCAGCCAGATTGTCATCCAGGGAATTGTCCGCATAGGACATGTTGGGAATGGCTTCATAAGCCACCCTGCTGTCGGGCGCCACGCGCCCGGCACGGGGAAGCGGCGGATGGTACTGCCGGCGCAGGCTCGTCTCTTCAGGTAGAAGGCGCGCCACGTCTGAAGGACGGACCAGGGTCAGATTCTGCCGATTGGGGGGCTCCGGCTTCTGCCCGTTTGTGGTGCATCCTGCCAGAAGGGGCAGCACCAGAAAGCCCCGGGCCAGAAGTGCTCTGCTTGCGGAAGATCGTTTTTTCAGCACCCGTCACCTCGCATTTTCCACCCCATGACCCGGTCATTCACCAGCTCGAAAGTCGTCTGGCAGGAAGTGGTGGTCACGATGGGCGCAGGCGGACCGGCATAGCCCCACGGGCCTCCCCAGCCCCAACCCCATGGGCTGTCCCATCCCCAGCCCCAACCGCCCCAACCCCAACCCCAGCCGGGATCCGGGTCAGTGAAGGTCGTGTCTGTCTGGTTATAGGCCAGGAATTCATGTCCCTGCGTCTGGAACACGCCCGTCGGCACACCGAAACGGTCCACGATCTGCAGGGCCGTATCGCCCACCAGGGAATTCAGCACCTTGGGATTCTGCAGCGGCGGTATGCTGCAGGCAGAAAGACCGCCTCCCATCATCGCAGCCATGACGCTAGCGAGAAGGAATTTCCGGGCCTTCCTGCCCGGAAACCCTGTAGTGGAAGCCACAGAACTGACAGGTGGCACCTCGCGCTGCCAGGTCTTTGAAACCTCCTGGCAGGCTCGGCCAACACAAGACCAGCGCCCGTTATCGATCACGTCCTTCTCCCCCGGTCGTGCCACCATCACTGCCTTCCCTCTCATCCGTCCAATTGACGGGCTGCCTCTCCGGATGTTGTCAGGGCGTTTTCTTCCCTGTCCCGATCACTTAAGATCCGGGTCTATTAAGATCTGGTTAGACTTTTTTCGCTTCTTCTACCAGTCTTCCACCAGAGCCGCCTGCAGGCTACACCAACCACAGCACATCGGTGATTTTCGGCGCCCCTGTTGCCAGCATGACCAATCGGTCGAAACCCAATGCGATCCCGGCACAGGGGGGCAGATCAGCCAGAGCTGCCAGAAAATCCTCATCAAGCGCCCAGTCCTGATCAGGGACCACACCCAGACGCCTGGCGCGGTCCAGCTGAAAACGGCGGCGCTGCTCCTGGGGATCCGTCAGTTCCTCAAAGGCATTGGCAAGTTCCAGCCCACCCGCATACAGCTCAAAGCGCAGGGCTGCGCGGGGATCATGAGGATCAACCTGAGCCAAGGCCGCCTGGGGGGCGGGCCAGTGCGTCAGAAAAGTCGGCCTCTCCCATCCGATATGCGGCTCAACGCGTTCCAGCAGCAGACGGAAAAAAAGATCTTCCCAGCTTTCGCCCGCTCTCAGGGCAACATGGGCCTGACGTGCCAGCGCCCGAGCATCCTCATTGGTCGCCAGCAGGTCAGGCACGCCGCCGTAACGGGCAAAAGCCTCCTGCATGGTCAGACGCTCGAAGGGCCGTCTGATCTGCACCTTGCGTCCCTCCCGCATCACGACAGGCGGCAGGAGGGATTGGAAAAGCCGCTCCGTTTCCTCCATGAGCGCAGCCAGGCTGGCCAGCGGGCGGTACCATTCCAGCATGGTGAACTCAGGACGGTGGGTCGCGCTTTCCTCACCGTTGCGCCAGACGCGCGCAAGCTGGAAGATCTTCTGGCCCGTAGCTGCCACCAGACGTTTCATGGCAAATTCCGGGCTAGTGTGCAGAAAACGGGCTTCCAGCTCCCCCTCCGACGTTTCCAGCTGCGTCCGGAAGCATCGCAGATGCACTTCTTCTCCGGGGACTTTCACCAAATAAGGGGTTTCGACTTCCAGA is a genomic window containing:
- a CDS encoding LysR family transcriptional regulator — encoded protein: MSRSLLSHLAFNHLVWFQTVAEERSFTKAAARLGVAQSTLSHAIRQLEITLGFRLLTRTTRNVAITATGERFLQILAPRLSEIESIVTTLRAADDKPIGTIKLTLSDHALKSVVWPKLKAVLQAYPEVKVEFSLDNGFCNIIEKGFDAGVRLGESLEKDMIAVRIGPDWRLIAVAAPSYLETHGRPEHPRELVRHSCLNMRHKTSGALYAWEFEKDGQALRIRVEGQLTFNDSYPMIDAAISGYGIAYVPEDLALEELRNGTLVQILDDWSPLFEGYHLYYPSARQNPPAFQLIVTALRAHKPWDEMPFTPEALSTPPRSGRS
- a CDS encoding DsbA family protein yields the protein MAVSISPLVWGQGPKLFEIFIEPTCPFCARALLKLMPLLETVGPDQMTLQVHLYSQPWHLWSPVVIRAVTAAQLGTGGREQAWKALLAIGAHRTEFVMEEHCSGPNMNETPAGILGRIEKLAGLELAEAFRSLLVTQEIKRQARYGRQNGIHVTPTFMVNGLIDDRFSSGQSVEEWKELLG
- a CDS encoding DEAD/DEAH box helicase, which translates into the protein MTSFTALGLAEPIQKALQDEGYETPTPIQAGAIPHLMEGRDLLGLAQTGTGKTAAFSLPILNELLTHPRPPKPRGMRALILAPTRELAAQIDANIAAYGRHIPGFTHAVIFGGVGQNKQVEAMKRGVDVLVAAPGRLLDLVGQGFIDLSTPEIVVLDEADRMLDMGFIHDIKRIVAQLPAQRQTLLFSATMPESIRDLAHSLLKDPATVQVTPESTTVERIDQSVLFVDAGNKKEALLHQLKKDDVQRAVVFTLMKHEANKVADYLNKHGITAAAIHGNKSQGARERAMAGFRDGSVRVLVATDIAARGIDVDDVSHVVNYDLPNVPESYVHRIGRTARAGREGQAVSLVDAEQRAWLRDIEKRIGQKVPVITDHPHHSEAAQNSTLPPPVLGGGGRGRGRGGRPGGQGGGGRRPSSAPRGPRSGGRR
- a CDS encoding nitroreductase family protein; this translates as MTALSNSPVLEAIRNRRAVRNFDPAYQMTESEILALLEEARLSPTAFNLQQFRFLVVSDPAQRRKLREASWDQPQVTDASALIVLCADLKAWEKDPEQCWATAPAEIRDLYVGKLIPEFYSGRPQLQRDEGVRSCGLAAYALMMAAEACGLQSCPMDGFDFDQVAEIINLPADHIVVMYVAIGRELAAPGPRLPLLPLQALVAFNRFGPEK
- a CDS encoding TIGR00282 family metallophosphoesterase → MRLLFLGDIVGRSGREAVLRHLRSWREKLSLDLVVVNGENASHGFGLSPQTARDLLAGGVDVITLGNHAWDRRDLIGAINQLPSVVRPVNSPPGTPGHGSCLIDLPRDRKALVINVMGRIFMDPLDDPFRVLAETLSRHKLGRTVDAIIVDVHAEATSEKMGLGCFLDGHVSLVIGTHTHVPTADQRILPGGTAFQCDAGMCGDYDSVIGMMKQNALSRLLKKVPAERYQPAEGEATVCGLMVETDPETGLARRISPFRQGGCLAPCWPDF
- a CDS encoding 5-formyltetrahydrofolate cyclo-ligase, with the protein product MAHSEIEARKAVLRRSLLLNRIAPLPSVNRRIVTTLTTLIYRSQARNVACVWPLPGEVDLRPLCRALWRLGRQICLPETPPRGQPLRFRRWYPGVSLRKGLFGTVYPAAPLCRPDLILVPVVGFDRCGGRLGYGGGYYDRTLARYRDLPAIGYAQASQEVTAVPAGRHDQPLSCLATEREVLHFPS
- the zapA gene encoding cell division protein ZapA encodes the protein MAQVSVTLGNASYVVGCQDGQEGRVHQLAHLVEQQVEQVRNALAPASDAHALFLAALLMADEIQELRAKAVSEEDRQELEQARHLLASSDHETERLGQLAELVEKLVHQVSGETGSAQAEGT
- a CDS encoding thiamine phosphate synthase; amino-acid sequence: MTAVDTSESPPHQVDLYPVLPAILTRNTAALGALEKPLGDLLAAPQVTALRYCFSAPPYPPALDALLSLAQSHDVAVIAAPHGEDLQTLTRLINALPLEKIDGIHLETLAAFKALPPRKSGKNAFQIGCSCSSLDEAMRAGEAGADYVSFPAAETTLFQQWALMTELPSVAELLQDISPASLQPGSETEKAVAAAQAGADFIAFPVGDSPAAWPENERLFQALLATFTTLA
- the epmA gene encoding EF-P lysine aminoacylase EpmA: MTSPASRHIADRLPLLRRRALLAQGIRAFFTARDYLEVETPYLVKVPGEEVHLRCFRTQLETSEGELEARFLHTSPEFAMKRLVAATGQKIFQLARVWRNGEESATHRPEFTMLEWYRPLASLAALMEETERLFQSLLPPVVMREGRKVQIRRPFERLTMQEAFARYGGVPDLLATNEDARALARQAHVALRAGESWEDLFFRLLLERVEPHIGWERPTFLTHWPAPQAALAQVDPHDPRAALRFELYAGGLELANAFEELTDPQEQRRRFQLDRARRLGVVPDQDWALDEDFLAALADLPPCAGIALGFDRLVMLATGAPKITDVLWLV